One genomic segment of Streptomyces liangshanensis includes these proteins:
- a CDS encoding roadblock/LC7 domain-containing protein, with protein MTATGTFGLSSEARNLHWLLSNLVEEVPGARSVAVVSSDGLLLLSSDPEQNAEAATTVTREGPRGSSADLATIVSGIGSLTIGAAKLMDGGGVKQTMVAMEEGSVFVMVISDGSLLGVHGGPDCDMSVVAYHMALFVGRAGHVLTPEVRDELRKSMESAE; from the coding sequence TTGACTGCGACCGGCACATTCGGACTGAGCAGCGAAGCCCGTAACCTGCACTGGCTGTTGAGCAATCTGGTCGAGGAGGTACCAGGAGCGCGTTCGGTCGCCGTCGTCTCGTCCGACGGACTGCTGCTCCTCTCCTCCGACCCGGAGCAGAACGCCGAGGCGGCCACCACCGTGACCCGGGAGGGCCCGCGCGGCTCCAGCGCCGATCTGGCCACCATCGTGTCCGGCATCGGCAGCCTCACGATCGGCGCCGCCAAGCTCATGGACGGCGGCGGGGTCAAGCAGACCATGGTCGCCATGGAGGAGGGCAGTGTCTTCGTCATGGTGATCAGCGACGGTTCGCTGCTCGGGGTGCACGGCGGCCCCGACTGCGACATGAGCGTCGTGGCGTACCACATGGCACTGTTCGTGGGCCGCGCCGGACACGTACTGACACCCGAAGTGCGGGACGAGCTACGCAAATCGATGGAGAGCGCCGAATGA